In a single window of the Nocardioides sp. L-11A genome:
- a CDS encoding response regulator transcription factor, with protein MTDPSSEQIRVIVVDDDPLVRSALSLMLGGQADIAVVGEAADGRAGIALARELRPDVVLMDIRMPVLDGLAATRILHADSLPPRVIVLTTFDADDYVVGALAAGADGFLLKDTAPPEIVAALRKVAAGDPMLSPSVTRTLIERVRTGSGDQRAADAQRRLDRLTERELDVAGAVGRGLSNAEIAAELHLSVPTVKGHVSKLFEKLETTNRVQIALTIRDAGHPVE; from the coding sequence ATGACGGACCCGTCGAGCGAGCAGATCCGTGTCATCGTCGTCGACGACGACCCCCTGGTGCGCTCCGCGCTGTCCCTCATGCTCGGCGGCCAGGCCGACATCGCGGTCGTCGGCGAGGCCGCGGACGGTCGCGCCGGCATCGCCCTGGCCCGCGAGCTGCGCCCCGACGTCGTCCTCATGGACATCCGGATGCCCGTCCTCGACGGGCTCGCCGCGACCCGGATCCTGCACGCCGATTCCCTGCCGCCGCGGGTGATCGTGCTGACCACCTTCGACGCCGACGACTACGTCGTGGGCGCGCTCGCCGCCGGGGCCGACGGCTTCCTGCTCAAGGACACCGCGCCGCCCGAGATCGTCGCCGCCCTCCGCAAGGTCGCCGCGGGCGACCCCATGCTCTCGCCGTCAGTCACCCGCACCCTGATCGAGCGGGTCCGCACCGGCTCCGGGGACCAGCGCGCCGCCGACGCCCAGCGCCGGCTGGACCGGCTCACCGAGCGGGAACTCGATGTCGCCGGCGCCGTCGGCCGTGGCCTCTCCAACGCCGAGATCGCCGCGGAGCTCCACCTCTCGGTGCCCACCGTCAAGGGCCACGTCTCGAAGTTGTTCGAGAAGCTGGAGACCACCAACCGGGTCCAGATCGCGTTGACGATCCGCGACGCCGGGCATCCCGTGGAGTAA
- a CDS encoding antitoxin — translation MSTLQVRNVSDDLRRILKERAARRGMSLSDYVREELERTASQPTYDEWRDRVRLRGATAPTTSAADVLRAERER, via the coding sequence ATGTCAACTCTTCAAGTTCGCAACGTCTCCGACGACCTGCGCCGCATTCTCAAGGAGCGCGCTGCTCGCCGGGGCATGAGCCTGTCCGACTACGTCCGCGAAGAGCTCGAGAGGACGGCCTCCCAGCCGACGTACGACGAGTGGCGCGACCGGGTCCGACTCCGCGGTGCGACGGCACCCACCACCAGCGCGGCCGACGTCCTGCGCGCCGAGCGCGAGCGGTGA
- a CDS encoding type II toxin-antitoxin system VapC family toxin — MTAVLDASALAEIVANTPRAVAIDEWLVGHAGDLHLPHLAVVETASVLRGWARSDQITAARAAAALEDLAAFPARRWAVDDLLPRIWSLRDNLTAYDATYLALTESLDATLITCDARLRRGASGHSDADIVVP, encoded by the coding sequence GTGACCGCGGTCCTCGACGCCTCGGCTCTCGCGGAGATCGTCGCGAACACCCCGCGAGCCGTCGCTATCGACGAGTGGCTCGTCGGCCATGCCGGCGACCTGCACCTCCCCCATCTCGCCGTGGTCGAGACGGCCTCGGTCCTGCGCGGCTGGGCACGCAGCGATCAGATCACCGCAGCACGGGCCGCCGCGGCGCTGGAGGACCTCGCCGCGTTCCCCGCACGTCGATGGGCGGTCGACGACCTGCTCCCTCGGATCTGGTCGCTGCGTGACAACCTCACCGCTTACGACGCGACCTACCTGGCGTTGACCGAGAGCCTCGACGCCACCCTGATCACCTGCGACGCGCGGCTGCGCCGGGGCGCATCGGGCCACAGCGATGCGGACATCGTGGTTCCTTGA
- a CDS encoding SigE family RNA polymerase sigma factor → MEFAEFVVTRRPALVRAVVLMGSPLADAEDIVQSALTTCYRHWTKVRRAGSPEAYVYRILVNTRASTWRRKWRGELPTDDLPDGITDPDLTTGIAVRQALAAMPAAQREVLVLRYYADLTEREIADVLRIAPGTVKSRAARGLAALATTLRSPDAHG, encoded by the coding sequence GTGGAGTTCGCTGAGTTCGTGGTCACCCGCCGGCCGGCGCTGGTCCGGGCGGTCGTGCTCATGGGCTCGCCGCTCGCCGATGCCGAGGACATCGTCCAGAGCGCGCTGACCACGTGCTACCGACATTGGACGAAGGTGCGGCGCGCGGGCTCACCGGAGGCGTACGTCTACCGGATCCTGGTCAACACCCGTGCGAGCACATGGCGACGGAAATGGCGCGGCGAGCTTCCGACCGACGACCTGCCCGACGGCATCACTGACCCGGACCTCACCACGGGCATCGCCGTCCGGCAGGCGCTGGCCGCAATGCCGGCGGCGCAGCGAGAGGTCCTGGTCCTGCGCTACTACGCCGATCTCACCGAACGCGAGATCGCCGACGTCCTGCGGATCGCGCCCGGCACGGTGAAGAGCCGCGCCGCCCGCGGACTCGCCGCGCTCGCGACGACCCTGAGGAGCCCCGATGCTCACGGATGA
- a CDS encoding MBL fold metallo-hydrolase, producing MTGDRIDAGTAPETTALRVPPDPSTLRVTIVGCSGSYPGPDSPASCYLVQASDGQRTWSLVLDMGNGALGTLQRYVDPLQVDAVFISHLHADHCVDMTSYYVLRKYHPTGSQPKIPVWGPKGTAKRLAKAYDLPRKPGMEEEFSFRVYGDPVDIGPFRVEPYEVDHPVPAYGLRVSAFGKVLAYSGDTGPTPALMDIAADADLFLCEASFRACDDNPPNLHLTGVEAGEVAAKAAVKRLVVTHVPPWHDAQTMLAEAASAFDGPTELAAQGTVYEL from the coding sequence TTGACGGGTGACAGGATCGATGCCGGGACGGCACCGGAGACGACGGCCCTGCGGGTGCCGCCGGACCCGAGCACCCTGCGGGTGACGATCGTCGGCTGCTCCGGCTCCTACCCGGGCCCGGACTCCCCGGCGAGCTGCTATCTCGTCCAGGCCAGTGACGGGCAGCGCACCTGGAGCCTGGTCCTCGACATGGGCAACGGCGCGCTCGGCACCCTGCAGCGCTACGTCGACCCGCTCCAGGTCGACGCCGTCTTCATCAGCCACCTGCATGCCGACCACTGCGTCGACATGACCAGCTACTACGTCCTCCGCAAGTACCACCCCACCGGCAGCCAGCCGAAGATCCCGGTCTGGGGGCCCAAGGGCACCGCCAAGCGGCTCGCCAAGGCCTACGACCTGCCCCGCAAGCCCGGCATGGAGGAGGAGTTCTCCTTCCGCGTCTACGGCGACCCGGTCGACATCGGGCCGTTCCGCGTCGAGCCGTACGAGGTCGACCACCCCGTCCCGGCGTACGGACTGCGGGTCTCGGCCTTCGGGAAGGTCCTCGCCTACAGCGGCGACACCGGCCCCACCCCGGCGCTGATGGACATCGCGGCCGACGCCGACCTCTTCCTCTGCGAGGCGTCCTTCCGCGCCTGCGACGACAACCCCCCGAACCTGCATCTGACCGGTGTCGAGGCCGGCGAGGTCGCCGCCAAGGCTGCGGTCAAGCGTCTGGTCGTCACCCACGTCCCGCCGTGGCACGATGCGCAGACCATGCTGGCCGAGGCGGCGAGCGCCTTCGACGGACCGACCGAGCTGGCCGCGCAGGGCACTGTCTACGAGCTCTGA
- the murI gene encoding glutamate racemase has translation MRQVNHPDLDGPIGIFDSGFGGLTVARSVIDQLPHESITYVGDTARQPYGPKPIGEVREYALECLDHLVAQGVKALVIACNSASAAMLRDARERYDVPVVEVIYPATRRAVAATRNGRIGVICTRSTAESMAYDDAFAAAPQLSLTTRACPRFVDFVEAGVTGGDELIAVAHEYLDPLTELGVDTLILGCTHYPLLTGVISYVMGDDVTLVSSAEECAKDVYRMLADTGLMRPGGEPSYSFATTGSPAEFETIGRRFLGPELVAAGQFAGGVR, from the coding sequence GTGCGGCAGGTGAACCATCCCGATCTCGACGGCCCGATCGGGATCTTCGACTCCGGATTCGGGGGTCTCACCGTCGCGCGCTCGGTCATCGACCAGCTGCCGCACGAGTCGATCACCTACGTCGGCGACACCGCGCGCCAGCCCTACGGCCCCAAGCCGATCGGCGAGGTCCGCGAGTACGCCCTCGAGTGCCTCGATCACCTCGTCGCCCAGGGCGTCAAGGCCCTCGTCATCGCCTGCAACTCCGCGTCGGCCGCGATGCTGCGCGATGCCCGGGAGCGGTACGACGTCCCGGTGGTCGAGGTGATCTACCCGGCCACCCGGCGCGCGGTGGCCGCGACCCGCAACGGCCGGATCGGCGTCATCTGCACCCGATCGACGGCCGAGTCGATGGCCTACGACGACGCCTTCGCCGCGGCCCCCCAGCTCTCCCTCACCACGCGCGCCTGCCCGCGGTTCGTCGACTTCGTGGAGGCGGGCGTGACCGGCGGGGACGAGCTCATCGCCGTCGCCCACGAGTACCTCGACCCGCTCACCGAGCTCGGCGTCGACACCCTGATCCTCGGCTGCACCCACTACCCGCTGCTGACCGGCGTCATCTCCTATGTCATGGGCGACGACGTCACCCTGGTCAGCAGCGCGGAGGAGTGCGCCAAGGACGTCTACCGGATGCTGGCCGACACCGGTCTCATGCGGCCGGGCGGCGAGCCGTCGTACTCCTTCGCGACGACCGGCTCACCGGCTGAGTTCGAGACGATCGGGCGGCGCTTCCTCGGGCCCGAGCTCGTCGCGGCAGGTCAGTTCGCTGGGGGTGTGCGTTGA
- a CDS encoding alkaline phosphatase family protein yields MINLRRPAVLAVAVAAALAGFGLSGPGTATADRAEAARDTVNNKHVVAISVDGLNPRALKRLGRAGTPNLHRIIKDEGAGTVNARSQLEMTVTLPNHTSMVTGRRIKAAKGGHGVTWNDDTVTKTVQQAAGHGVDSVFSQVRAAGGTTAVYATKSKFWLFERSWPAAIEPNVIQVEKDGAVAKALRADLATDPASFSFLHLGKPDQVGHHQGWMSPTYLKAVAKVDRIVGKIMAQIESTPSLRSNTIIVLTSDHGGIPGTRNHAIKTNRENYRVAFAFWGPGAGVPNTELYKLNPDRAKPGRTRPGFKAVPQPIRNGEVANVSLDILGVGAVPDSLWNRAQDLNWK; encoded by the coding sequence GTGATCAACCTGCGCCGTCCCGCCGTCCTCGCCGTCGCCGTCGCCGCCGCCCTCGCGGGCTTCGGGCTCTCCGGCCCCGGCACCGCCACCGCGGACCGCGCGGAGGCGGCCCGCGACACGGTCAACAACAAGCACGTCGTCGCGATCTCGGTCGACGGCCTGAACCCGCGCGCGCTCAAGCGGCTCGGCCGGGCCGGCACGCCGAACCTGCACCGGATCATCAAGGACGAGGGCGCCGGCACCGTCAACGCCCGCAGCCAGCTCGAGATGACGGTCACCCTGCCCAACCACACCAGCATGGTCACCGGCCGCCGGATCAAGGCGGCCAAGGGCGGCCACGGTGTCACCTGGAACGACGACACCGTCACCAAGACCGTCCAGCAGGCGGCGGGTCACGGTGTCGACTCGGTGTTCTCGCAGGTCCGCGCGGCCGGCGGGACCACGGCGGTCTACGCGACCAAGTCGAAGTTCTGGCTGTTCGAGCGGTCCTGGCCCGCCGCGATCGAGCCCAACGTGATCCAGGTCGAGAAGGACGGCGCCGTCGCGAAGGCCCTGCGCGCCGACCTCGCCACCGACCCCGCGTCGTTCTCGTTCCTCCACCTCGGCAAGCCCGACCAGGTGGGGCACCACCAGGGCTGGATGTCGCCGACGTACCTGAAGGCGGTCGCGAAGGTCGACCGGATCGTCGGCAAGATCATGGCCCAGATCGAGTCCACGCCGTCGCTGCGCAGCAACACGATCATCGTGCTGACCTCTGACCACGGCGGCATCCCGGGCACCCGCAACCACGCCATCAAGACGAACCGCGAGAACTATCGGGTGGCGTTCGCCTTCTGGGGTCCCGGCGCCGGGGTCCCCAACACCGAGCTCTACAAGCTCAACCCGGACCGGGCCAAGCCCGGCCGCACCCGCCCCGGCTTCAAGGCCGTGCCCCAGCCGATCCGCAACGGCGAGGTCGCCAACGTCAGCCTCGACATCCTCGGCGTCGGCGCAGTGCCCGACAGCCTGTGGAACCGTGCCCAGGACCTGAACTGGAAGTGA
- a CDS encoding DUF3152 domain-containing protein, which yields MKILIGLLLALSGALVLPAPASAQDELPPLVQVQPPSYDGARKYGRTLKADPGAWSPVPERIGYQWLRDGVPIPGEVRRKHEIAPEDVGHRLDLVVVVGATGYADTVVQLRVGKAKHRVGVRRTVRYSVRTRGGTGGVDVADFRRLAQETYDDPRGWRARGVRFRQVRHGGAFTLWLSQAALVPSFSGSCSATWSCRVGRNVIINVDRWRDASPAWNGAGRSLRDYRHMVVNHETGHWLGRGHTSCPRRGALAPVMMQQSKGTQGCRFNPWPTPRELGR from the coding sequence GTGAAGATCCTCATCGGGCTCCTGCTGGCGCTCTCCGGCGCACTCGTGCTCCCCGCTCCCGCGTCCGCGCAGGACGAGCTGCCCCCGCTCGTGCAGGTCCAGCCCCCGTCGTACGACGGGGCGCGCAAGTACGGCCGCACCCTGAAGGCCGACCCCGGGGCCTGGTCGCCGGTGCCCGAGCGGATCGGCTACCAGTGGCTGCGCGACGGCGTACCGATCCCCGGCGAGGTGCGGCGCAAGCACGAGATCGCGCCCGAGGACGTCGGCCACCGGCTCGACCTCGTGGTCGTCGTCGGCGCGACCGGGTACGCCGACACCGTCGTCCAGCTCCGGGTCGGGAAGGCCAAGCACCGGGTCGGCGTGCGCCGTACCGTCCGCTACAGCGTCCGCACCCGCGGCGGCACCGGCGGCGTCGACGTCGCGGACTTCCGCCGTCTGGCCCAGGAGACGTACGACGACCCGCGCGGCTGGCGGGCCCGCGGGGTCCGCTTCCGCCAGGTGCGGCACGGTGGCGCGTTCACGCTCTGGCTCTCCCAGGCCGCGCTGGTCCCGTCCTTCTCCGGCTCCTGCAGCGCCACGTGGTCGTGCCGGGTGGGCCGCAACGTGATCATCAACGTCGACCGCTGGCGCGATGCCTCCCCGGCGTGGAACGGCGCCGGCCGTTCGCTGCGCGACTACCGGCACATGGTGGTCAACCACGAGACCGGGCACTGGCTCGGCCGCGGCCACACGTCCTGCCCGCGCCGGGGCGCGCTCGCGCCGGTGATGATGCAGCAGTCGAAGGGCACCCAGGGCTGCCGCTTCAACCCCTGGCCGACGCCGCGCGAGCTCGGCCGCTGA
- a CDS encoding pyridoxal-phosphate dependent enzyme, with protein sequence MTRYDSLLASVGNTPLVGLPRLSAPFNTAGAPDGRGVRIWAKLEDRNPTGSIKDRPALKMIEEAEKDGTLRPGCTILEPTSGNTGISIAMAAKLKGYRTVFVMPENTSEERRQLLRMWGAEIVSSPAAGGSNEAVRVAKQIAAEHPDWVMLYQYGNAANALAHEEGTGPELLADLPSITHFVAGLGTTGTLMGVSRFFRRARPEVKIVAAEPRYGELVYGLRNLDEGFVPELYDAELIDSRFSVGPRDAVRRVRELLELEGIFAGISTGAILHAALGQAAKAAKAGESADIAFVVADGGWKYLSTGAYEGTVDEAEDRLEGQLWA encoded by the coding sequence ATGACGCGCTACGACAGCCTGCTCGCCTCTGTCGGCAACACGCCGCTCGTCGGGCTCCCACGGCTGTCGGCGCCGTTCAACACCGCGGGTGCGCCCGACGGTCGGGGGGTGCGGATCTGGGCCAAGCTCGAGGACCGCAACCCGACCGGCTCGATCAAGGACCGGCCGGCCCTGAAGATGATCGAGGAGGCCGAGAAGGACGGCACGCTGCGTCCCGGCTGCACGATCCTCGAGCCGACCTCGGGCAACACCGGCATCTCGATCGCGATGGCGGCCAAGCTCAAGGGCTACCGCACGGTCTTCGTGATGCCCGAGAACACCTCGGAGGAGCGGCGCCAGCTGCTGCGCATGTGGGGGGCCGAGATCGTCTCCTCGCCGGCGGCCGGCGGCTCCAACGAGGCGGTCCGGGTAGCCAAGCAGATCGCCGCCGAGCACCCCGACTGGGTGATGCTCTACCAGTACGGCAACGCCGCCAACGCCCTCGCCCACGAGGAGGGCACCGGGCCCGAGCTGCTTGCCGACCTGCCCTCGATCACCCACTTCGTCGCCGGCCTCGGCACCACCGGCACGCTCATGGGCGTCTCCCGGTTCTTCCGCCGTGCCCGGCCCGAGGTCAAGATCGTGGCCGCCGAGCCGCGCTACGGCGAGCTCGTCTACGGCCTGCGCAACCTCGACGAGGGCTTCGTCCCCGAGCTGTACGACGCCGAGTTGATCGACAGCCGGTTCTCGGTCGGCCCGCGCGACGCCGTACGCCGGGTGCGCGAGCTGCTCGAGCTCGAGGGGATCTTCGCCGGCATCTCGACCGGCGCGATCCTGCACGCCGCGCTCGGCCAGGCCGCCAAGGCGGCCAAGGCCGGCGAGAGCGCCGATATCGCGTTCGTCGTGGCCGACGGCGGCTGGAAGTACCTCTCCACCGGTGCCTACGAGGGCACCGTCGACGAGGCCGAGGACCGGCTCGAGGGACAGCTCTGGGCGTAG
- a CDS encoding MoaD family protein — MAIEVRIPTILRTYTGGEKAVSADGATLSALIDSLEANHPGIKDRLIEGADLRRFVNIYINDEDVRFIGSLEAALSDGDQVVILPAVAGGAR, encoded by the coding sequence ATGGCCATCGAGGTCCGGATCCCGACCATCCTGCGCACCTACACCGGTGGCGAGAAGGCGGTCAGCGCCGACGGCGCCACCCTGAGTGCGCTGATCGACTCCCTCGAGGCCAACCACCCCGGCATCAAGGACCGCCTCATCGAGGGCGCGGACCTGCGCCGCTTCGTCAACATCTACATCAACGACGAGGACGTCCGCTTCATCGGCAGCCTCGAGGCCGCGCTCTCCGACGGCGACCAGGTCGTCATCCTGCCGGCCGTCGCCGGTGGCGCGCGCTGA
- a CDS encoding M67 family metallopeptidase translates to MLRIDQATYDAIVEHARRDHPVEACGMVAGPLGSDRPVRLIEMVNAAGSPTFYEYDSTDLLRLYRELDDRDEEPVVIYHSHTATEAYPSITDINLASEPGAHYVLVSTQENGNNPGPVEFRSYRIIDGVVTEEEVAVTAAADINDAAEETS, encoded by the coding sequence GTGTTGCGCATCGACCAGGCGACGTACGACGCCATCGTGGAGCATGCCCGGCGGGACCACCCGGTGGAGGCGTGCGGGATGGTCGCGGGCCCCCTCGGCAGCGACCGGCCCGTGCGGCTGATCGAGATGGTCAACGCCGCGGGCAGCCCGACCTTCTACGAGTACGACTCGACGGACCTGCTGCGTCTCTACCGCGAGCTCGACGACCGCGACGAGGAGCCGGTGGTGATCTACCACTCCCACACCGCGACGGAGGCGTACCCCAGCATCACCGACATCAACCTGGCCAGCGAGCCCGGCGCGCACTATGTGCTGGTCAGCACGCAGGAGAACGGGAATAACCCGGGCCCCGTGGAGTTCAGGTCCTACAGAATCATCGACGGTGTCGTGACCGAGGAAGAGGTCGCCGTCACGGCGGCAGCCGACATCAATGACGCAGCAGAGGAGACCAGCTGA
- a CDS encoding acyl-CoA desaturase — MTAIDERPQPPTPRATMGGDTQGFWERFALGLFIAVPFVAFLAAIPVAWGGWLGWSDVAITIVMYGLTLHGITVGFHRLFTHKSFKPNRPVKITLAVLGSMAIEGPVIRWVADHRKHHKFSDKDGDPHSPWRYGNSLGGLTKGFVWAHVGWLFDPEQTPIDKYAPDLAKDRDLVRISRLFWLWVLTSIFLPPLLGFLLTWSWQGALTAFFWGTVVRIGLIHHVTWSINSICHTLGERPFASRDFSGNVWWLAIPSGGESWHNLHHADPTSARHGVKRFQFDTSARVIWVLEKLGWVRDVRWPTPERIRAKSVTPAA; from the coding sequence GTGACCGCGATCGACGAGCGTCCGCAGCCGCCGACCCCCAGGGCCACCATGGGTGGCGACACCCAGGGCTTCTGGGAACGGTTCGCGCTCGGGCTGTTCATCGCCGTCCCGTTCGTCGCCTTCCTCGCCGCGATCCCCGTCGCCTGGGGCGGCTGGCTGGGCTGGAGCGACGTCGCGATCACCATTGTCATGTACGGCCTCACGCTGCACGGCATCACCGTCGGCTTCCACCGGCTCTTCACGCACAAGTCGTTCAAGCCCAACCGGCCGGTCAAGATCACCCTCGCGGTCCTCGGCTCGATGGCGATCGAGGGGCCGGTCATCCGCTGGGTCGCCGACCACCGCAAGCACCACAAGTTCTCCGACAAGGACGGCGACCCGCACTCCCCGTGGCGCTACGGCAACAGCCTGGGCGGCCTGACGAAGGGCTTCGTGTGGGCGCACGTGGGCTGGCTGTTCGACCCCGAGCAGACGCCGATCGACAAGTACGCCCCCGACCTCGCCAAGGATCGCGACCTGGTCCGGATCTCGCGGCTGTTCTGGCTGTGGGTGCTCACCTCGATCTTCCTGCCGCCGCTGCTCGGGTTCCTGCTCACCTGGTCGTGGCAGGGCGCGCTCACCGCGTTCTTCTGGGGCACCGTGGTCCGCATCGGCCTGATCCACCACGTCACCTGGTCGATCAACTCGATCTGCCACACCCTTGGCGAGCGGCCCTTCGCCTCGCGCGACTTCTCGGGCAACGTGTGGTGGCTGGCCATCCCGTCGGGCGGCGAGTCCTGGCACAACCTCCACCACGCCGACCCGACCTCCGCACGTCACGGGGTCAAGCGCTTCCAGTTCGACACCTCCGCCCGGGTCATCTGGGTGCTGGAGAAGCTCGGCTGGGTCCGCGACGTCCGCTGGCCGACGCCCGAGCGGATCCGGGCGAAGTCGGTCACGCCCGCCGCCTGA
- a CDS encoding response regulator, translating to MSRVLRVLVVDDDFMVARIHARFVEQTDGFEVAGTARTGAEALELADALQPDLVLLDVHLPDLSGLEVLEGLRARSREQGRDVAVVMVTAERGAAAVRAALHGGALQYLVKPFEYDDLAERLRRVATTLATLPGSPGEQEQEVDQATIDRAFGTGRQAVVPHELPKGLSPETADLVLEAARAAGEISASETADAVGLSRVTARRYLEHFVDIGTAEVRLRYGGTGRPERRYRVTA from the coding sequence GTGAGCCGGGTGCTGCGCGTCCTCGTGGTCGACGACGACTTCATGGTCGCGCGCATCCACGCTCGCTTCGTCGAGCAGACCGACGGCTTCGAGGTCGCCGGCACCGCCCGCACCGGCGCCGAGGCGCTCGAGCTCGCGGACGCCCTGCAGCCCGACCTGGTGCTGCTCGACGTGCACCTGCCCGACCTGTCCGGGCTCGAGGTGCTCGAGGGGCTGCGTGCCCGGTCCCGCGAGCAGGGGCGCGACGTCGCCGTCGTCATGGTCACCGCCGAGCGCGGGGCCGCCGCGGTCCGGGCCGCCCTGCACGGCGGCGCCCTGCAGTACCTCGTCAAGCCCTTCGAGTACGACGACCTGGCCGAGCGCCTGCGCCGGGTCGCGACCACGCTCGCCACCCTCCCGGGCAGCCCGGGCGAGCAGGAGCAGGAGGTCGACCAGGCGACGATCGACCGGGCCTTCGGGACGGGCCGGCAGGCCGTCGTACCCCACGAGCTGCCGAAGGGGCTGAGCCCCGAGACCGCCGACCTCGTGCTGGAGGCGGCCCGGGCGGCGGGGGAGATCTCGGCGTCCGAGACCGCCGACGCCGTGGGCCTGTCGCGGGTGACCGCGCGACGCTACCTCGAGCACTTCGTCGACATCGGGACCGCCGAGGTCCGGCTGCGGTACGGCGGCACCGGACGCCCCGAGCGCAGGTACCGGGTCACCGCCTAG
- a CDS encoding ATP-binding protein, with product MVASIGRLSWRRGELTLAAKVLLLQLLVIVVLLVAVGVLSIRQSNADFADERGAQMRSVAEYVAVQDFVRTGLEDVRRGAELWQVSADLTSYAERGVRLSGATDVLVVGADGTVLAATDASRVGQRADLGGAEVAAGRGGTTDVEAAGERRVAAYAPVIADTPGDNGAVGAIVAEAAYPSLRDQLAEAVPELGLFLGLGAVLGLLGTGLVARVVRRSTRGLGTSELTRLADHREALLHAIREGVVGVGTDGRVTVMNDAARATLGLDRGPDPVGRRVDDLGLDPHVVALLTGEGADVRDALALVGTRVVVFNRGDASAEGRGIGTVTTLRDRTELVSLQRQLSSNLSITDTLRAQTHEFDNRLHTISGLVQLGEYDEVASLVGTLTRHRAEVGEHVAQRLADPAVAALVVAKHAVAEERGVVLELDPGSRLPVLAADESADLTTVLGNLVDNAVDACAGRPGALVEVWVHAERSSAGAVRVRVRDNGPGIPGDLREAIFVRGFSTKEEVLGGRGIGLPLVRLICVQRGGEVVVDDAEPATGAAGGTGAEFRVLLPIGVGVGQDGRP from the coding sequence GTGGTCGCATCCATCGGGCGGTTGAGCTGGCGGCGCGGGGAGCTGACGCTGGCCGCGAAGGTGCTGCTCCTGCAGCTCCTGGTGATCGTGGTGCTGCTCGTCGCGGTCGGGGTGCTGAGCATCCGGCAGTCCAACGCCGACTTCGCCGACGAGCGCGGCGCGCAGATGCGCTCCGTGGCGGAGTACGTCGCCGTGCAGGACTTCGTCCGCACCGGGCTCGAGGACGTACGCCGGGGCGCGGAGCTGTGGCAGGTCTCCGCCGACCTGACGTCGTACGCCGAGCGCGGGGTGCGCCTCTCCGGTGCGACCGACGTCCTCGTCGTCGGTGCCGACGGCACCGTCCTCGCGGCGACCGACGCCAGCCGGGTGGGCCAGCGGGCCGACCTCGGCGGCGCCGAGGTGGCTGCCGGGCGCGGCGGGACCACCGATGTCGAGGCCGCGGGCGAGCGGCGGGTGGCGGCCTACGCCCCCGTCATCGCGGACACCCCGGGCGACAACGGCGCCGTCGGCGCCATCGTCGCCGAGGCGGCCTACCCGTCGCTGCGCGACCAGCTCGCCGAGGCGGTGCCCGAGCTGGGCCTCTTCCTGGGGCTCGGTGCGGTGCTGGGCCTCCTCGGCACCGGGCTGGTCGCGCGCGTGGTCCGGCGCTCCACGCGCGGTCTCGGCACCTCCGAGCTCACCCGTCTGGCCGACCACCGCGAGGCGCTGCTGCACGCCATCCGGGAGGGCGTGGTCGGCGTCGGCACCGACGGCCGGGTGACGGTCATGAACGACGCGGCCCGCGCGACCCTCGGCCTCGACCGCGGGCCGGACCCGGTCGGCCGGCGGGTCGACGACCTCGGCCTGGACCCCCACGTCGTGGCCCTGCTGACCGGCGAGGGCGCCGACGTCCGCGACGCGCTCGCGCTCGTCGGCACCCGGGTGGTGGTCTTCAACCGGGGCGACGCCTCCGCCGAGGGCCGGGGGATCGGCACCGTCACGACCCTGCGCGACCGCACCGAGCTGGTCTCGCTGCAGCGCCAGCTCAGCTCCAACCTGTCGATCACCGACACCCTGCGCGCCCAGACCCACGAGTTCGACAACCGGCTGCACACCATCTCGGGCCTGGTCCAGCTGGGGGAGTACGACGAGGTGGCGAGCCTGGTCGGCACCTTGACCCGGCACCGGGCGGAGGTGGGGGAGCACGTCGCGCAGCGCCTGGCCGACCCGGCCGTCGCGGCGCTGGTCGTCGCCAAGCACGCGGTCGCCGAGGAGCGCGGGGTCGTCCTCGAGCTCGATCCCGGGTCGCGGCTGCCGGTGCTCGCGGCCGACGAGAGCGCGGACCTGACCACCGTCCTGGGCAACCTCGTCGACAACGCGGTCGACGCCTGCGCCGGCCGGCCCGGCGCCCTGGTCGAGGTCTGGGTGCACGCCGAGCGGTCGTCGGCCGGCGCGGTCCGGGTCCGGGTCCGCGACAACGGCCCGGGCATCCCCGGCGACCTGCGTGAGGCGATCTTCGTGCGCGGCTTCTCCACCAAGGAGGAGGTCCTCGGCGGCCGGGGCATCGGGCTCCCGCTGGTCCGGCTCATCTGCGTGCAGCGGGGCGGCGAGGTGGTCGTCGACGACGCCGAGCCGGCCACCGGCGCCGCGGGCGGGACCGGGGCCGAGTTCCGGGTGCTGCTCCCCATCGGCGTCGGCGTCGGACAGGATGGGCGACCGTGA